In the Candidatus Nezhaarchaeales archaeon genome, CTTTAATACCTTACCGACATGTCCGGTGTAATCACCCCTCATAACCATTACGGTATCCCCCTTCCTAACCGGTAGAGACCTAAAACCGTATTGCTTCTTAAGCTCTTTAGAGAGGGAGGCGGAGAGCAATTTACGTCTTTTATGCTTAGGGGCTTTAATTAAGGCAAGCCTTTGCTTACTGGGTTTACTGGAAGCAGTCAAGCGTATCGTGCCCCCTACACCACCATGGTTGCTAGCCCAGCTAGCTTAGGCCAACGCTCCGCCGCCTCTCTAGCTATGGCGCCTCTGATCTCAGTACCCTTAGGGTCACCATCAGGGGTTACTATAACGGCCGCGTTAT is a window encoding:
- the rplX gene encoding 50S ribosomal protein L24, yielding MTASSKPSKQRLALIKAPKHKRRKLLSASLSKELKKQYGFRSLPVRKGDTVMVMRGDYTGHVGKVLKSIPETGRIHIEGVTMKKADGTEVFVPIAASKVVITKLDLSDELRKKAVERKAGGVHG